Proteins from one Escherichia coli genomic window:
- the yjaA gene encoding YjaA family stress response protein: protein MSVLYIQIRRNQITVRDLESKREVSGEAAFSNQRLLIANFFVAEKVLQDLVLQLHPRSPWYSFLPAKRMDIVVSALEMNEGGLSQVEERILHEVVAGATLMKYRHFHIHAQSVVLSDSAVMAMLKQK, encoded by the coding sequence ATGTCAGTTCTGTATATCCAAATTCGTCGTAATCAAATTACTGTTCGCGATCTTGAAAGCAAACGTGAAGTGTCAGGAGAGGCTGCCTTCAGTAACCAGCGCCTGTTAATCGCCAATTTCTTTGTTGCAGAAAAAGTTCTGCAAGATCTTGTTTTGCAACTCCACCCACGTTCACCCTGGTACTCTTTTTTGCCAGCAAAACGTATGGATATTGTTGTGAGCGCGCTGGAAATGAATGAGGGCGGTTTGTCACAGGTTGAGGAACGCATTCTTCATGAAGTGGTCGCTGGTGCAACGTTAATGAAATATCGCCATTTCCACATCCATGCGCAATCAGTGGTGCTCAGTGATAGTGCGGTCATGGCAATGCTTAAGCAGAAATAA
- the purD gene encoding phosphoribosylamine--glycine ligase: MKVLVIGNGGREHALAWKAAQSPLVETVFVAPGNAGTALEPALQNVAIGVTDIPALLDFAQNEKVDLTIVGPEAPLVKGVVDTFRAAGLKIFGPTAGAAQLEGSKAFTKDFLARHKIPTAEYQNFTEVEPALAYLREKGAPIVIKADGLAAGKGVIVAMTLEEAEAAVHDMLAGNAFGDAGHRIVIEEFLDGEEASFIVMVDGEHVLPMATSQDHKRVGDKDTGPNTGGMGAYSPAPVVTDEVHQRTMERIIWPTVKGMAAEGNTYTGFLYAGLMIDKQGNPKVIEFNCRFGDPETQPIMLRMKSDLVELCLAACEGTLDEKTSEWDERASLGVVMAAGGYPGDYRTGDVIHGLPLEEVSDGKVFHAGTKLADDEQVVTSGGRVLCVTALGHTVAEAQKRAYALMTNIHWDDCFCRKDIGWRAIEREKN, encoded by the coding sequence ATGAAAGTATTAGTGATTGGTAATGGCGGGCGCGAGCATGCGCTGGCATGGAAAGCGGCACAGTCGCCGCTGGTTGAAACTGTTTTTGTTGCTCCGGGTAACGCAGGCACTGCGCTGGAACCTGCGCTGCAAAACGTCGCTATCGGCGTGACCGATATCCCGGCACTGTTGGATTTCGCGCAAAATGAAAAGGTAGACCTGACCATCGTCGGCCCGGAAGCACCGCTGGTGAAAGGCGTGGTCGATACTTTCCGCGCCGCCGGGCTGAAAATCTTCGGCCCAACCGCAGGTGCCGCGCAACTTGAAGGCTCGAAAGCGTTTACCAAGGATTTCCTGGCCCGCCATAAGATCCCTACGGCGGAATACCAGAACTTCACCGAGGTAGAACCTGCACTGGCGTATCTGCGTGAGAAAGGCGCGCCAATCGTCATTAAAGCGGACGGTCTGGCTGCCGGGAAAGGCGTTATCGTAGCGATGACGCTGGAAGAAGCCGAAGCGGCCGTTCACGACATGCTGGCAGGCAACGCTTTTGGCGACGCGGGTCATCGCATCGTTATCGAAGAGTTCCTCGATGGCGAAGAAGCGAGCTTTATCGTGATGGTGGACGGCGAGCATGTGCTGCCGATGGCCACCAGTCAGGACCACAAACGCGTAGGTGATAAAGATACCGGACCGAACACCGGCGGGATGGGGGCTTACTCCCCTGCACCAGTGGTGACCGATGAGGTTCATCAGCGCACCATGGAACGTATCATTTGGCCAACCGTGAAAGGTATGGCGGCGGAAGGCAACACCTACACCGGTTTTCTCTATGCGGGCCTGATGATCGACAAACAGGGTAATCCGAAGGTTATCGAATTTAACTGCCGCTTTGGCGATCCGGAAACCCAGCCGATTATGCTACGCATGAAGTCCGATCTGGTTGAGCTTTGCCTGGCGGCCTGTGAAGGTACGCTTGACGAGAAAACGTCCGAGTGGGATGAACGCGCTTCTCTCGGCGTGGTGATGGCTGCGGGTGGATATCCGGGCGATTACCGCACCGGCGATGTGATCCACGGCCTGCCGCTGGAAGAAGTGTCTGACGGCAAAGTGTTCCACGCGGGCACTAAACTGGCGGATGACGAGCAGGTGGTAACCAGCGGCGGGCGCGTACTGTGCGTCACCGCGCTGGGTCATACCGTGGCAGAAGCGCAGAAACGCGCTTATGCCTTAATGACCAATATCCATTGGGACGATTGCTTCTGCCGGAAGGATATCGGCTGGCGCGCCATCGAACGCGAGAAGAACTAA
- the aceB gene encoding malate synthase A, whose amino-acid sequence MTEQVTTTDELVFTRPYGEQEKQILTAEAVEFLTELVTHFTPQRNKLLAARIQQQQDIDNGTLPDFISETASIRDADWKIRGIPADLEDRRVEITGPVERKMVINALNANVKVFMADFEDSLAPDWNKVIDGQINLRDAVNGTISYTNEAGKIYQLKPNPAVLICRVRGLHLPEKHVTWRGEAIPGSLFDFALYFFHNYQALLAKGSGPYFYLPKTQSWQEAAWWSEVFGYAEDRFNLPRGTIKATLLIETLPAVFQMDEILHALRDHIVGLNCGRWDYIFSYIKTLKNYPDRVLPDRQAVTMDKPFLNAYSRLLIKTCHKRGAFAMGGMAAFIPSKDEERNNQVLNKVKADKALEANNGHDGTWIAHPGLADTAMAVFNDILGSRKNQLEVMREQDAPITADQLLAPCDGERTEEGMRANIRVAVQYIEAWISGNGCVPIYGLMEDAATAEISRTSIWQWIHHQKTLSNGKPVTKALFRQMLGEEMKVIASELGEERFSQGRFDDAARLMEQITTSDELIDFLTLPGYRLLA is encoded by the coding sequence ATGACTGAACAGGTAACAACAACCGATGAACTGGTTTTCACAAGGCCGTATGGCGAGCAGGAGAAGCAAATTCTTACTGCCGAAGCGGTAGAGTTTCTGACTGAGCTGGTGACGCATTTTACGCCACAACGCAATAAACTTCTGGCAGCGCGCATTCAGCAGCAGCAGGATATCGATAACGGAACGTTGCCTGATTTTATTTCGGAAACAGCTTCCATTCGTGATGCTGACTGGAAAATTCGCGGGATTCCTGCGGACTTAGAAGATCGTCGGGTAGAGATTACCGGCCCGGTTGAGCGCAAGATGGTGATCAACGCGCTCAACGCCAATGTGAAAGTCTTTATGGCCGATTTCGAAGATTCACTGGCACCAGACTGGAACAAAGTGATCGACGGGCAAATTAACCTGCGCGATGCGGTTAACGGCACCATCAGCTATACCAATGAAGCAGGCAAAATTTACCAGCTCAAGCCCAATCCAGCGGTTTTGATTTGTCGGGTACGCGGTCTGCATTTGCCGGAAAAACATGTCACCTGGCGCGGCGAAGCAATTCCTGGCAGCCTGTTTGATTTTGCGCTCTATTTCTTCCACAACTATCAGGCCCTGTTGGCAAAGGGCAGCGGTCCCTATTTCTATCTGCCGAAAACCCAGTCCTGGCAGGAAGCGGCCTGGTGGAGCGAAGTCTTCGGCTATGCAGAAGATCGCTTTAATCTGCCGCGCGGTACCATCAAGGCGACGTTGCTGATTGAAACGCTGCCTGCTGTGTTCCAGATGGACGAAATCCTTCACGCGTTGCGTGACCATATTGTTGGTCTGAACTGCGGTCGCTGGGATTACATCTTCAGCTATATCAAAACGTTGAAAAACTATCCCGATCGCGTCCTGCCAGACAGACAGGCAGTGACGATGGATAAACCATTCCTGAATGCTTACTCACGCCTGTTGATAAAAACCTGCCATAAACGCGGCGCATTTGCGATGGGCGGCATGGCGGCGTTTATTCCGAGCAAAGATGAAGAGCGCAATAACCAGGTGCTCAACAAAGTAAAAGCGGATAAAGCGCTGGAAGCCAACAACGGTCACGATGGCACATGGATCGCTCACCCAGGCCTTGCGGATACGGCAATGGCGGTATTCAACGACATTCTCGGCTCCCGTAAAAATCAGCTTGAAGTGATGCGCGAACAAGACGCGCCGATTACTGCCGATCAGCTGCTGGCACCTTGTGATGGTGAACGCACCGAAGAAGGTATGCGCGCCAACATTCGCGTGGCTGTGCAGTACATCGAAGCGTGGATCTCTGGCAACGGCTGTGTGCCGATTTATGGCCTGATGGAAGATGCTGCGACGGCTGAAATTTCCCGTACCTCAATCTGGCAGTGGATCCATCATCAAAAAACGTTGAGCAATGGCAAACCGGTGACCAAAGCCTTGTTCCGCCAGATGCTGGGCGAAGAGATGAAAGTCATTGCCAGCGAACTGGGCGAAGAACGTTTCTCCCAGGGGCGTTTTGACGATGCCGCACGCTTGATGGAACAGATCACCACTTCCGATGAGTTAATAGATTTCCTGACCCTGCCAGGCTACCGCCTGTTAGCGTAA
- the purH gene encoding bifunctional phosphoribosylaminoimidazolecarboxamide formyltransferase/IMP cyclohydrolase — translation MQQRRPVRRALLSVSDKAGIVEFAQALSARGVELLSTGGTARLLAEKGLPVTEVSDYTGFPEMMDGRVKTLHPKVHGGILGRRGQDDAVMEEHQIQPIDMVVVNLYPFAQTVAREGCSLEDAVENIDIGGPTMVRSAAKNHKDVAIVVKSSDYDAIIKEMDANEGSLTLATRFDLAIKAFEHTAAYDSMIANYFGSMVPAYHGESKEAAGRFPRTLNLNFIKKQDMRYGENSHQQAAFYIEENVKEASVATATQVQGKALSYNNIADTDAALECVKEFAEPACVIVKHANPCGVAIGNSILDAYDRAYKTDPTSAFGGIIAFNRELDAETAQAIISRQFVEVIIAPSASEEALKITAAKQNVRVLTCGQWAERVPGLDFKRVNGGLLVQDRDLGMVGAEELRVVTKRQPTEQELRDALFCWKVAKFVKSNAIVYAKNNMTIGIGAGQMSRVYSAKIAGIKAADEGLEVKGSSMASDAFFPFRDGIDAAAAAGVTCVIQPGGSIRDDEVISAADEHGIAMLFTDMRHFRH, via the coding sequence ATGCAACAACGTCGTCCAGTCCGCCGCGCTCTGCTCAGTGTTTCTGACAAAGCCGGTATCGTCGAATTCGCCCAGGCACTTTCCGCACGCGGTGTGGAGCTGCTGTCTACAGGGGGCACTGCCCGTCTGTTAGCAGAAAAGGGTCTGCCGGTAACCGAAGTTTCCGATTACACCGGTTTCCCGGAGATGATGGATGGACGCGTGAAGACCCTGCATCCGAAAGTGCATGGTGGCATTCTGGGCCGTCGCGGCCAGGACGATGCCGTTATGGAAGAACATCAGATCCAACCTATCGATATGGTGGTTGTTAACCTCTATCCGTTCGCCCAGACCGTGGCCCGTGAAGGTTGCTCTCTGGAAGATGCGGTTGAGAACATCGATATCGGTGGTCCAACGATGGTGCGCTCCGCCGCCAAGAACCATAAAGATGTCGCAATCGTGGTGAAGAGCAGCGACTACGACGCCATTATTAAAGAGATGGATGCCAACGAAGGATCGCTGACGCTTGCAACCCGTTTCGATCTCGCTATCAAAGCCTTTGAACATACCGCCGCCTACGACAGCATGATTGCCAACTACTTCGGCAGCATGGTTCCGGCTTATCACGGTGAAAGCAAAGAGGCCGCCGGTCGCTTCCCGCGTACGCTGAACCTGAACTTCATTAAGAAGCAGGATATGCGCTACGGCGAGAACAGCCACCAGCAGGCTGCCTTCTATATAGAAGAGAATGTGAAAGAAGCCTCCGTTGCCACCGCAACCCAGGTTCAGGGTAAAGCCCTCTCTTATAACAACATCGCCGATACCGATGCGGCGCTGGAGTGCGTGAAAGAGTTCGCCGAGCCAGCATGTGTGATTGTGAAGCACGCCAACCCTTGCGGCGTGGCTATCGGCAATTCCATTCTTGATGCTTACGATCGCGCGTATAAAACCGACCCCACCTCGGCGTTCGGCGGCATTATCGCCTTTAACCGCGAGCTGGATGCTGAAACCGCACAGGCCATCATTTCTCGTCAGTTTGTCGAAGTGATTATTGCGCCGTCCGCCAGCGAAGAAGCGTTGAAAATCACCGCCGCTAAACAGAACGTACGTGTCCTGACATGTGGTCAGTGGGCCGAGCGTGTTCCAGGCCTTGATTTCAAACGCGTGAACGGCGGTCTGCTGGTTCAGGATCGTGACCTGGGGATGGTTGGTGCAGAAGAACTGCGCGTCGTCACCAAACGTCAGCCGACCGAACAGGAGCTGCGTGATGCGCTATTCTGCTGGAAGGTGGCGAAGTTCGTGAAATCTAACGCCATTGTCTACGCCAAAAACAATATGACCATCGGTATTGGCGCAGGCCAGATGAGCCGCGTGTACTCCGCGAAAATCGCCGGTATTAAAGCTGCCGATGAAGGCCTGGAAGTGAAAGGTTCGTCAATGGCTTCTGACGCATTCTTCCCGTTCCGCGACGGTATTGATGCCGCGGCCGCTGCGGGCGTGACCTGCGTAATCCAGCCTGGCGGTTCTATCCGTGATGACGAAGTGATTTCCGCCGCCGACGAGCACGGTATTGCGATGCTCTTCACCGACATGCGCCACTTCCGCCATTAA
- the aceK gene encoding bifunctional isocitrate dehydrogenase kinase/phosphatase, with protein sequence MPRGLELLIAQTILQGFDAQYGRFLEVTSGAQQRFEQADWHAVQQAMKNRIHLYDHHVGLVVEQLRCITNGQSTDAAFLLRVKEHYTRLLPDYPRFEIAESFFNSVYCRLFDHRSLTPERLFIFTSQPERRFRTIPRPLAKDFPPDHGWESLLMRVISDLPLRLRWQNKSRDIHYIVRHLTETLGTDNLAESHLQVANELFYRNKAAWLVGKLITPSGTLPFLLPIHQTDDGELFIDTCLTTTAEASIVFGFARSYFMVYAPLPAALVEWLREILPGKTTAELYMAIGCQKHAKTESYREYLVYLQGCNEQFIEAPGIRGMVMLVFTLPGFDRVFKVIKDKFAPQKEMSAAHVRACYQLVKEHDRVGRMADTQEFENFVLEKRHISPALMALLLQEAAEKITDLGEQIVIRHLYIERRMVPLNIWLEQVEGQQLRDAIEEYGNAIRQLAAANIFPGDMLFKNFGVTRHGRVVFYDYDEICYMTEVNFRDIPPPRYPEDELASEPWYSVSPGDVFPEEFRHWLCADPRIGPLFEEMHADLFRADYWRALQNRIREGHVEDVYAYRRRQRFSVRYGEMLF encoded by the coding sequence ATGCCGCGTGGCCTGGAATTACTGATTGCACAAACCATTCTGCAAGGCTTCGACGCTCAGTATGGTCGATTCCTCGAAGTGACTTCCGGGGCGCAGCAGCGTTTCGAACAAGCCGACTGGCACGCTGTCCAGCAGGCGATGAAAAACCGTATCCATCTTTACGATCATCACGTGGGTCTGGTGGTGGAGCAACTGCGCTGCATTACCAACGGCCAAAGCACGGACGCGGCATTTTTACTGCGCGTTAAAGAGCATTACACCCGGCTGTTGCCGGATTACCCGCGCTTCGAGATTGCGGAGAGCTTTTTTAACTCCGTGTACTGTCGGTTATTTGACCACCGCTCGCTTACTCCCGAGCGGCTTTTTATCTTTACCTCCCAGCCTGAGCGCCGTTTTCGTACCATTCCGCGCCCGCTGGCGAAAGACTTTCCCCCCGATCACGGCTGGGAATCTCTGCTGATGCGTGTTATCAGCGATCTGCCGTTGCGTCTGCGCTGGCAGAATAAAAGCCGTGACATTCATTACATCGTTCGCCATCTGACGGAAACGCTGGGGACAGACAACCTCGCGGAAAGTCATTTACAGGTGGCGAACGAACTGTTTTACCGCAATAAAGCCGCCTGGCTGGTGGGCAAACTGATCACGCCTTCCGGCACATTGCCATTTTTGCTGCCGATCCACCAGACGGACGACGGCGAGTTATTTATTGATACTTGCCTGACGACGACCGCCGAAGCGAGCATCGTCTTTGGCTTCGCACGCTCCTATTTTATGGTTTATGCACCGCTGCCCGCAGCACTGGTCGAGTGGCTACGGGAAATTCTGCCAGGTAAAACGACCGCAGAATTGTATATGGCTATCGGCTGCCAGAAGCACGCTAAAACCGAGAGCTACCGCGAATATCTCGTTTATCTACAGGGCTGTAATGAGCAGTTCATTGAAGCGCCGGGTATTCGTGGCATGGTGATGTTGGTGTTTACGCTGCCGGGTTTTGATCGGGTGTTCAAAGTGATTAAAGACAAGTTCGCGCCGCAGAAAGAGATGTCTGCCGCGCACGTTCGCGCCTGCTATCAACTGGTGAAAGAGCACGATCGCGTAGGTCGAATGGCGGACACCCAGGAGTTTGAAAACTTTGTGCTGGAGAAGCGGCATATTTCCCCGGCATTAATGGCATTACTGCTCCAGGAAGCAGCGGAAAAAATCACCGATCTCGGCGAACAAATTGTGATTCGCCATCTTTATATTGAGCGGCGGATGGTGCCGCTCAATATCTGGTTGGAACAAGTGGAAGGTCAGCAGTTGCGCGACGCCATTGAAGAATACGGCAACGCCATTCGCCAGCTTGCTGCCGCCAACATCTTCCCCGGCGACATGCTGTTTAAAAACTTCGGTGTCACCCGTCACGGGCGCGTGGTGTTTTATGATTACGATGAAATTTGCTACATGACGGAAGTAAACTTCCGCGACATCCCACCGCCGCGCTACCCGGAAGACGAACTTGCCAGCGAACCGTGGTACAGCGTCTCGCCGGGCGATGTTTTCCCGGAAGAGTTCCGTCACTGGCTATGCGCCGACCCGCGTATTGGGCCACTGTTTGAAGAGATGCACGCCGATCTGTTCCGCGCCGACTACTGGCGCGCACTACAAAACCGCATACGTGAAGGGCATGTGGAAGATGTTTATGCGTACCGGCGCAGGCAAAGATTTAGCGTACGATATGGGGAGATGCTTTTTTGA
- the aceA gene encoding isocitrate lyase — protein sequence MKTRTQQIEELQKEWTQPRWEGITRPYSAEDVVKLRGSVNPECTLAQLGAAKMWRLLHGESKKGYINSLGALTGGQALQQAKAGIEAVYLSGWQVAADANLAASMYPDQSLYPANSVPAVVERINNTFRRADQIQWSAGIEPGDPRYVDYFLPIVADAEAGFGGVLNAFELMKAMIEAGAAAVHFEDQLASVKKCGHMGGKVLVPTQEAIQKLVAARLAADVTGVPTLLVARTDADAADLITSDCDPYDSEFITGERTSEGFFRTHAGIEQAISRGLAYAPYADLVWCETSTPDLELARRFAEAIHAKYPGKLLAYNCSPSFNWQKNLDDKTIASFQQQLSDMGYKFQFITLAGIHSMWFNMFDLANAYAQGEGMKHYVEKVQQPEFAAAKDGYTFVSHQQEVGTGYFDKVTTIIQGGTSSVTALTGSTEESQF from the coding sequence ATGAAAACCCGTACACAACAAATTGAAGAATTACAGAAAGAGTGGACTCAACCGCGTTGGGAAGGCATTACTCGCCCATACAGCGCGGAAGATGTGGTGAAATTACGCGGTTCAGTCAATCCTGAATGCACGCTGGCGCAACTGGGCGCGGCGAAAATGTGGCGTCTGCTGCATGGCGAGTCGAAAAAAGGCTACATCAACAGCCTCGGTGCACTGACTGGCGGTCAGGCGCTGCAACAGGCGAAAGCGGGTATTGAAGCAGTCTATCTGTCGGGATGGCAGGTAGCGGCGGACGCTAACCTGGCGGCCAGCATGTATCCGGATCAGTCGCTCTATCCGGCAAACTCGGTGCCAGCTGTGGTGGAGCGGATCAACAACACCTTCCGTCGTGCCGATCAGATCCAATGGTCCGCGGGCATTGAGCCGGGCGATCCGCGCTATGTCGATTACTTCCTGCCGATCGTTGCCGATGCGGAAGCCGGTTTTGGCGGTGTCCTGAATGCCTTTGAACTGATGAAAGCGATGATTGAAGCCGGTGCAGCGGCAGTTCACTTCGAAGATCAGCTGGCATCAGTGAAGAAATGCGGTCACATGGGCGGCAAAGTTTTAGTGCCAACTCAGGAAGCTATTCAGAAACTGGTCGCGGCGCGTCTGGCAGCTGACGTGACGGGCGTTCCAACCCTGCTGGTTGCTCGTACCGATGCCGATGCGGCGGATCTGATTACCTCCGATTGCGACCCATATGACAGCGAATTTATTACCGGCGAGCGTACCAGCGAAGGCTTCTTCCGTACTCATGCAGGTATTGAACAAGCGATCAGCCGTGGCCTGGCGTATGCGCCATATGCTGACCTGGTTTGGTGTGAAACCTCTACGCCGGATCTGGAACTGGCGCGTCGCTTTGCGGAAGCTATCCACGCGAAATATCCAGGCAAACTGCTGGCTTATAACTGCTCGCCGTCCTTCAACTGGCAGAAAAATCTCGACGACAAAACTATTGCCAGCTTCCAGCAGCAGCTGTCGGATATGGGCTACAAGTTCCAGTTCATCACCCTGGCAGGCATCCACAGCATGTGGTTCAACATGTTTGACCTGGCAAACGCCTATGCCCAGGGCGAGGGTATGAAGCACTATGTTGAGAAAGTGCAGCAGCCGGAATTTGCCGCCGCGAAAGATGGCTATACCTTCGTATCTCACCAGCAGGAAGTGGGTACAGGTTATTTCGATAAAGTGACGACCATTATTCAGGGCGGCACGTCTTCAGTCACCGCGCTGACCGGCTCCACCGAAGAATCGCAGTTCTAA
- the yjaB gene encoding acetyltransferase, with the protein MVISIRRSRHEEGEELVAIWCRSVDATHDFLSAEYRAELEELVRSFLPEAPLWVAVNERDRPVGFMLLSGQHMDALFIDPDVRGCGVGRMLVEHALSMAPELTTNVNEQNARAVGFYKKLGFKVTGRSEVDDLGKPYPLLNLAYVEA; encoded by the coding sequence ATGGTTATTAGTATTCGCCGCTCACGGCATGAGGAAGGGGAAGAACTGGTTGCGATTTGGTGCCGTTCTGTCGATGCCACTCACGATTTTTTATCAGCAGAGTATCGGGCCGAGCTGGAAGAGCTGGTGCGTTCCTTCCTGCCGGAAGCGCCGTTGTGGGTCGCGGTTAATGAGCGGGATCGGCCGGTTGGGTTTATGTTGTTAAGTGGGCAGCATATGGATGCGCTGTTTATCGATCCTGATGTGCGCGGCTGCGGCGTGGGTCGGATGCTGGTGGAACATGCGCTCTCGATGGCACCGGAACTGACAACCAATGTTAATGAGCAAAATGCCCGGGCGGTAGGGTTCTATAAGAAGTTGGGATTTAAGGTTACGGGACGCTCTGAGGTGGACGATTTGGGGAAACCGTATCCGTTGCTGAATCTGGCGTATGTGGAGGCGTAG
- the metA gene encoding homoserine O-acetyltransferase MetA translates to MPIRVPDELPAVNFLREENVFVMTTSRASGQEIRPLKVLILNLMPKKIETENQFLRLLSNSPLQVDIQLLRIDSRESRNTPAEHLNNFYCNFEDIQEQNFDGLIVTGAPLGLVEFNDVAYWPQIKQVLEWSKDHVTSTLFVCWAVQAALNILYGIPKQTRTDKLSGVYEHHILHPHALLTRGFDDSFLAPHSRYADFPAALIRDYTDLEILAETEEGDAYLFASKDKRIAFVTGHPEYDAHTLAQEFFRDVEAGLDPDVPYNYFPHNDPQNTPRASWRSHGNLLFTNWLNYYVYQITPYDLRHMNPTLD, encoded by the coding sequence ATGCCGATTCGTGTGCCGGACGAGCTACCCGCCGTCAATTTCTTGCGTGAAGAAAACGTCTTTGTGATGACAACTTCTCGCGCGTCTGGTCAGGAAATTCGTCCGCTAAAGGTGCTTATCCTTAACCTGATGCCGAAGAAAATTGAAACTGAAAATCAGTTTCTGCGTCTGCTTTCAAACTCGCCTTTGCAGGTCGATATTCAGCTGTTGCGCATCGATTCCCGTGAATCGCGCAACACGCCCGCAGAGCATCTGAATAACTTCTACTGTAACTTTGAAGATATTCAGGAACAAAACTTTGACGGTCTGATAGTTACCGGCGCGCCGCTGGGCCTGGTGGAGTTTAATGATGTCGCTTACTGGCCGCAGATCAAACAGGTGCTGGAGTGGTCGAAAGATCACGTCACCTCAACGCTGTTTGTCTGTTGGGCGGTACAGGCAGCGCTCAATATCCTCTATGGCATTCCTAAGCAAACCCGCACCGACAAACTATCTGGCGTTTACGAGCATCATATTCTCCATCCTCATGCACTTCTGACGCGTGGCTTTGATGATTCATTCCTGGCACCGCATTCGCGCTATGCTGACTTTCCGGCAGCGTTGATTCGTGATTATACCGATCTGGAAATTCTGGCGGAGACAGAAGAAGGGGATGCATATCTGTTTGCCAGCAAAGATAAGCGCATTGCCTTTGTGACGGGGCATCCGGAATACGACGCACATACGCTGGCGCAGGAATTTTTCCGCGATGTGGAAGCCGGACTAGACCCGGATGTACCGTATAACTATTTCCCGCATAATGATCCGCAAAATACACCGCGAGCGAGCTGGCGTAGTCACGGTAATTTGCTGTTTACCAACTGGCTCAACTATTACGTCTACCAGATCACGCCATACGATCTACGGCACATGAATCCAACGCTGGATTAA